TCATTCCGAATTTTACCAATTGTGTCCGTGCCTTGGGAGGTTCTCACCCAATTGTAAAGAAATGTGAGAATATTACGAATGAATTGATTTCCATTGTCTCAATGATGCTACAAGAGGGTATGGAAGACCATAGCGTACGGAAAATCGATAATCCGACCAAAACTGCAGCGATACTGATTACCATGATCCATAGTTTCATCCAAAGTGTAGATACCGATAACGATCTGCTCTGTATCGCTTTGCATATTTCCCCATCTGATTTCCTTGATGAATCCTTTTCTTTTATTACCCATTATCTATCAGCTAAAGACAAAGATTGAGTAAGCTTACTTTTCTGGTATAATTTTCAACACAAACACCCCTGGGCAACATTTGCCTAGGGGATTATTGTAATGGGAATGATGCCAATACGTTACTTCCTGTCAGGTTTCTACCAAGACACATAAAAGTCCCCCTAAGAATGGAGAAAATCTTAGGGGGACTGAAATACAATTTCATTAGAAACTATAGGAAGCTTGTACCTGGATGAAATCATTGTTGGCGTAAGCTGCAAATTCACCATCCTCATCTGAGGTGAACAGAAAAGCAAGGGCAGTAACCATAAAGCCATCTTTCAACTGATATTCGAATTTTGGCATCACGATCAAATCTTTTTGCTCAATTCCCCAGATAACAGAGATTGATGGTTTGGCCTTCGCATGGTTATAGCTGTCAGAAAACTGCAGCACAAGCTTGTCAGTCAGATATTTCCCTGCGGCATTGTAATCCATATCGCTGCTTGAGGAAATTTTGTCATTGTTGAAGATGTAGCTTCCGATGAGCTGTACATTCAAATTCATTTCGTTATAGGGGAGGTTGGTATCGAAACCGGCAAGATACTGCAGACTGTTGTTGTGGACTGAAGCATCGTCTCCGTCAATATCCTCGGTCAGGTAGTAAGCAACTTCACCGCGAAGGTTGCATCTTCCCAACACCCCTGCACCGTCAATACCGAAGACCTGCAAACGATCATAGGAAAGATTGAAATCTGTTACCCCGGTTGCATTGGCAGTATAAGACACAGAAGGGGTCTTATAATGGCCAAGGTAATACTGGGCACCGAAATCGACAGGGCCGTAGGACCCGGTCAAGCGAAGACCGTACTGGCTGTATTTCAGGGAGTTGGTATCGGGGAGGAAGTCAGAGGCGCTGCTATAGGTATCGGTTATTGCAGAAGCTGCTGATACACCGGCTAAAGCTGCAGTTGCTGCGGCTGCTTCTGCCGTTCCCGAACTAGCAAGAACAGCTGCATATGCTGAGTTGTAGGCTGTGGAATATGCAGTTTTGGCCAAGTTGGTGACATAGGAAGTTCCCAAAGTGACCAATTGCGTCCCTGCTGCAGGAGCCCAGATTCCACTGGTAGGAATTTTATCGGCAGTCATGGAAGGTGTCCATACAGCTTCCAGACTCAATGCATTGCTCATATTCCAGGTCACCTGGAGCATGTCTTCACTGATTCTTCTGTCAAGGTAGTCAGGGATGAGGAAATCTGAATAATCATTTGCATTGAACAAGTCCAATACATGGAGGTTGTCCCCGCGTCCCCAGACTATTTTTGACTTGCCTGCTTCTACGACGAAGTCGCCGAGGAAAGCCTTGTAGGTCAATTCGTCAAGGATTTCGGTTGGGTCATTTCTGAAGAGCAACTTGCCTCTCATTTCGCTATCGGTGCCATCATAGGTAAAGTCCAGGCGAACAGAAGGGTCAACCATGGTGGCATAGTAATCGCAATTGCTGTTCAACGTATTGTCTTTGGATACATAGGCCCTGCTTGTAAGATCTGCATAGCCGTTGATAGTCAAGGCACTGGAAGATGCCGAGGAGGAAAGCTCTGTACTTTCCATTGAGTCAAAGAATGATCCGAAGCTGTCGTCTGCAAAGGCAATGCTGCCCTGCAGAAGAAGAACTCCTGCCATCCCTACGATCAAGGTTTTTTTAAAATGTGTCATACTATACTATCCTTTGAAATTACACTCGTCCGGTTTTAAGGAAACT
The sequence above is a segment of the Sphaerochaeta pleomorpha str. Grapes genome. Coding sequences within it:
- a CDS encoding DUF1302 family protein; translated protein: MTHFKKTLIVGMAGVLLLQGSIAFADDSFGSFFDSMESTELSSSASSSALTINGYADLTSRAYVSKDNTLNSNCDYYATMVDPSVRLDFTYDGTDSEMRGKLLFRNDPTEILDELTYKAFLGDFVVEAGKSKIVWGRGDNLHVLDLFNANDYSDFLIPDYLDRRISEDMLQVTWNMSNALSLEAVWTPSMTADKIPTSGIWAPAAGTQLVTLGTSYVTNLAKTAYSTAYNSAYAAVLASSGTAEAAAATAALAGVSAASAITDTYSSASDFLPDTNSLKYSQYGLRLTGSYGPVDFGAQYYLGHYKTPSVSYTANATGVTDFNLSYDRLQVFGIDGAGVLGRCNLRGEVAYYLTEDIDGDDASVHNNSLQYLAGFDTNLPYNEMNLNVQLIGSYIFNNDKISSSSDMDYNAAGKYLTDKLVLQFSDSYNHAKAKPSISVIWGIEQKDLIVMPKFEYQLKDGFMVTALAFLFTSDEDGEFAAYANNDFIQVQASYSF